Proteins encoded by one window of Lates calcarifer isolate ASB-BC8 linkage group LG5, TLL_Latcal_v3, whole genome shotgun sequence:
- the LOC108884505 gene encoding LOW QUALITY PROTEIN: perforin-1-like (The sequence of the model RefSeq protein was modified relative to this genomic sequence to represent the inferred CDS: deleted 1 base in 1 codon) — MARLWQLMLLYWAWSPLCLPSSVSYIGTPQECENAHFVPGYNLGGEGFDIVTMQRKGAYVIDTETWKLGNGTCRLYRNSYMNQEKQKVPAAVVDWRTLPKCSLTVSSIAYDSVETLVNDSTSSVSNDWKIGLNIPVDPSTTIGVGLGGSHSRESTFGMQKSKQDRYNFLRHSVYCSFYGYRLATNPPLSHDFQSVINSLPPYSLKTEPLYHSLIDTYGTHCIIQVSLGGEIKAITSVKTCQATMNGLSETEVRDCLLVEASASFARTASIESMIKHCQEKKKKLGSSQSFSSTFNERSTEVTGGNIDGADILFQGQSNPSVYNDWLTSLKNTPDVVRYNLKPLHTILPGDHPARTGLKKEVEKYIVKNAMLKKCSESCQVGHRSSKRDPCACVCNSDQNIKSNCCPAGKGLATLKVFRLYAQDLYGDTFGKTDGSVEVKYGDQVKRTAIISNSDNPKWQETFEFGSITINMQNKLRFSIYDEDTYWNSDLLGECSFDLRKGTVTDSCMLNHGTFFFSYTVECAPSLGGSQCQEYIPSPMSASLAKVFYTRNGVLVGESGENHAHSVSQSGGGQLL; from the exons ATGGCGAGACTGTGGCAACTCATGCTCCTGTATTGGGCATGGAGTCCTCTGTGTCTGCCATCCAGTGTAAGCTACATTGGAACACCACAAGAGTGTGAAAATGCTCACTTTGTCCCTGGTTACAATCTGGGTGGAGAAGGCTTCGACATCGTCACAATGCAGAGGAAAGGTGCCTATGTCATCGACACGGAAACATGGAAGCTTGGAAATGGCACTTGCAGGCTGTACAGAAACAGCTACATGAATCAGGAAAAGCAGAAGGTCCCAGCTGCTGTGGTGGACTGGAGAACCCTCCCCAAGTGCAGTTTAACAGTCTCCAGTATAGCTTATGACTCTGTTGAAACTCTTGTCAATGATTCCACATCATCTGTGTCCAATGACTGGAAAATTGGCCTTAACATCCCTGTGGACCCCAGTACTACTATTGGAGTTGGCTTGGGCGGTTCCCACTCCAGAGAATCAACCTTTGGCATGCAAAAGTCAAAACAAGACCGTTACAACTTCCTCCGCCATTCTGTCTACTGTAGCTTCTATGG CTACAGACTGGCAACAAATCCTCCACTGAGTCATGACTTTCAATCAGTGATCAATTCCCTTCCTCCCTATTCACTTAAAACTGAGCCATTATATCACAGTCTGATCGACACCTATGGTACACATTGCATCATTCAAGTGTCTCTAGGAGGGGAAATAAAGGCAATCACTTCTGTCAAGACCTGCCAGGCAACCATGAATggtctgtcagagacagaggtCAGGGATTGTTTGTTAGTTGAGGCCTCGGCTAGCTTTGCAAGAACAGCCAGTATAGAAAGCATGATAAAACACTGtcaggaaaagaagaagaagttagGCTCTAGCCAGAGTTTCAGCAGCACATTTAATGAGCGTAGCACAGAGGTCACTGGTGGAAACATTGACGGAGCTGATATCCTCTTTCAAGGACAATCAAACCCCTCTGTCTATAATGACTGGCTTACCTCACTGAAGAACACACCTGATGTTGTCCGATACAACCTAAAGCCCCTGCACACCATACTACCAGGTGATCATCCTGCAAGGACCGGACTGaagaaggaggtggagaagtACATCGTGAAAAATGCAATGTTGAAGAAATGTTCAGAATCTTGTCAAGTTGGACACAGATCCAGCAAAAGAGATCCTTGTGCTTGTGTCTGCAACAGTGATCAGAATATCAAGTCAAACTGCTGTCCTGCTGGGAAAGGTCTTGCCACGTTAAAGGTATTCAGGCTTTATGCACAGGATCTGTATGGTGATACATTTGGTAAGACAGATGGTTCAGTGGAAGTCAAGTATGGTGACCAGGTAAAGCGCACTGCCATTATATCAAACAGTGACAATCCTAAATGGCAAGAGACCTTTGAGTTTGGATCCATTACCAtcaacatgcaaaacaaacttAGATTCAGTATTTATGATGAGGATACTTACTGGAACAGTGATCTGCTTGGTGAGTGCTCATTTGATCTACGTAAAGGGACAGTGACAGACAGC TGCATGTTAAATCATGgtaccttcttcttctcctacACAGTAGAGTGTGCACCGAGTCTTGGTGGATCACAATGTCAAGAGTACATTCCCTCCCCCATGAGTGCCTCTCTGGCCAAGGTCTTCTACACCAGAAATGGGGTCCTTGTTGGAGAGTCAGGGGAGAATCATgctcactcagtcagtcagtcaggtggAGGTCAGCTGCTGTAG